A region of the Phaeodactylum tricornutum CCAP 1055/1 chromosome 1, whole genome shotgun sequence genome:
CTAGTGCGTTGGTTCACGACAGCTTTGAATGTGGGGCTGAAATTGGACCCATGATCAGAAATTTCTTGGGAGTGGAGAAGATACAGGATTTTGTGTGGGTATTGAGTCCAGGCGACGTCGTGTGCTTTGGTTTTGACGATCCAGAAAAGCCTCAAATACTGGAGTGGACATACGTTGGGAGGGGCCTACCTAGCTTTCATGAAGAATGTAGGAAAGCACAGATGGAAGTAAATGCAATGGGATCAAGTAGTATTCTTGCAGTTGCTGGCGGTGGCAGAATTGTGTGTCAAATTGGAGCGGAACATTCAACAAAAGTTATTGAGTTCATGACCTACGGAAATTCCtctgttttggaaaattTGGACGAATGTCTCAATCTGAGTACCTTGCTAAACGATGACCTCAAGTCTCCAATCAATATCAGTTCAGATATCACGCAACGCGAAAGCCCAATTCAGATcgtagacgaagacgatgctGTAGCCTTTAGCATTCGGGTAGATGTTCCGAGTTAAGGAATTAGCGTGATCGACAATGTACACCCGAAGCGGCACGGGAGAGAAATCCTTCTAGGAAACTTGGAAACGATATGTTTCTCATTTTCACAAACCAGAGAGGGGTATCACGAGATAGAGGCTCACTTGATGTCGATGCAAGTAGACAATCATGTAATGAAGTCTGTGCACCCCGTTCTCGTAAGTAGTGAAGACGTGACAAATTCCATTCGCTTCCCCTGTCAATTATCACTTATCCGATTCCAAAAAGGTGTTTTGCCCTCGAATTCACGAAAGCGAACCGCTTCTTCACGTGTCAGCTGTGAGGCGTTTGCAGCCTCTCAGCAATACTTTTGTTTTCCGGTACGCAGCTATTCGTCTTTTGGAAGTTGATATATTCCTCGATCGAAGGTATGTCTACCTTTTTCTCTCACTACATGGCTACAACTGTTGCCTATTCTAACGCGTAAGCTTTCTCTAACAGAACAGCAGAGACAATAGCAACTTTTGTTGAACCCCTGACTGCGCAAAAGGAGGAAACACAAGAGGCTCCTGCCTGGATTGATAAGATGACTACTTCTATGGCTAAAAAATTTGCCACTCCCGATCGGAGGGCTCCGCGTGATATCGAACAAATCATACAAAGTGCAAATTCTGGCCGAATTTACTTCGAGCAGCTCCATTTGCATCCAGTTAGACTTGGATTGACTTTCAGTCAAGAGTGGATCGAACGGAACCCAGCCGTAGAATCTATGATGATGTTCCAATTTATTAGAGGGATGGTAAGGCGCAAGAACTCCTTGTGTATGACCGGAATGCTATTATTTCTCTTACCTGTTTTTTCAGGCCTCGATCGCAGATGCACCGCTTACATTTACTTCATTTATGGCTGGTCACGTATTTGAAGCCCCCCAAGCTCTTTTTCGTGTAGTTGCGACTCACTATTCATCGCAATTGACGAAACAAATTTTTGGCATCCTTGGTAGTCTCGCAATTCTTGGAGCCCCAGCCGATTTCATTACCAATGTGGGCACAGGTGTCCGAGATTTTTTCTATGAACCAATCAATGGAGCCGTCCATGGACCCCGGCAGTTCATTGAAGGTTTGGAAGCCGGAACTCAAAGTCTTGCGAGAGGCGTGTTTGTTGGAGTTGTTCGAGGAGCTGCGAACGTAACAGAGGTCGTCAATGGTAATCTTGTTGGGTTAGctgccgacgacgacttcatcgacgaacgaaaagctCACCAACGTATGCTGACAGATGCAATGAGCCGTGGTGGCCGCAAACGTACTTTCGGAGACTCGCTCTTCCTCGCCGGAGCGAGTATCGCTCGTGGCGTAAGGTCTGGGGCAATGGGAATCGTCGAACAGCCTCCAATATATGCCTCTAAACACGGACCTGTCGGATTTTTGAAGGGTGTTGGAAAGGCTATGGTGGGTGCCATTGTCAAGCCGATGGTCGGAGTAGGAGATGGTGCTGTCCTCGTAATGAATCACATGTCTGATATGACTAGTGACAAGCACGTGCTTCCGATGTTTCCGAAGCGTCTACGCCGTGCACTTCCAAGCCGGTCAACAAAACAACCGAACCTCGTCAAGCTGCTACCCTACGACGAGAGAGCTGCCAAAGCGCAAAAAATTGTAACCGTAGGCGAAAGCGTCGACGATGTGTACATTGGTCACATAAACATTCCAAGCCATTTGATCATCGCTAGCGAACAGTGTTTATGGGCAATCGATCGCCGGTCGCGAGACCCATGGTGTGTAAACTGGGAAGAGATTAGCCACTTTGCCCCTATGGACCGTGGTGTCCGCGTTGTAGTCTTTGGTCAGACGGGACTCAAGACGTACCTGTTTCAAACGGACAGCGGCTGCCAGGCCCAGTTTCTCGCACTTTTGACAATGCAGCTGAGGAAAATGGTATGACCATATGGCAGGAGACCGCCTGTGAACATATCTTGCACCATCGGTATCTAACTTGACTCTTTGCGTACTACAGGGTAATTCTTCGGACCTTAACAGCTCGCTCTTGAATGCCGAGACCGAAAGCCTTTCGCGCCAACAAATTCCGGGCATGAAAGTCCGGCAACTGAACCATGTCTTTGGAAGCTGTAACAACACTCAGTCTCGTTTAAGGGGGACAATCAAAGATGAGATCGATTTAGTTGAACAGTGCTTTGCGCGGGTCAACCCACTAGGCAGTGAATCATCCGCTTTCTTGAAAACATTGGACGAAATAGCGTGGGATTTGGTGAGTTCTTGGGGTCAAGTCTTTTCCGGACTAAGCTCCAGGCGTTGCCTCGTTGCAGGTGTCATAAATGGTACTCTACACGTGTTGCAGATCAAATCCTACAAACTTGTCGAGGGTGGAAGCCAGTGCTACTCTATTCCGACAAAGGAATTTGATTCCGAGCAAGGTCTTTTGTACCCTGGTGGTTGCGTTCTCTTTTGGGGATGGGGGGTGGTGCCCAACCTTTCTCAACCCGGTAGTGTTTTTATGCGCATCGAGACGAACGGCTTTTCGTGCGATTTGGCGGATCAAAAGATCCGAGAAAGGTACGCTGAAGCTACGCCTGGCTATCGAGTaggctttttggaaaagagctACGACGAAAGCGGATGGTGGGCTAAGTATTGGCTGCTGGTTCGAGAAACCTAGACGAGAAATCGGGGATGTGCTGGAAGTGAGTCGTAGCTCTTTTTCACTAAATGTCTACATAGTTTCTTGTTTGCCCTGCCTTTAATGTTACGATTCGACGCTATGTAGATCTTGCGCTGGCTTGAGTCGTATTGCCGTTGAGGTTGCGATTGCTCAAACTTGTTTTGTGAACGTATCGATCAAATAGCTCAGGCATGCGTTTTATATCCCAGCCTGTGCGCTCCCGTTTGAGAATATGCAAAAGCCACTGGTTGTAAATATCCATCTTTCCCGGATAACAATTGTGCAGGCAGTCGCCAGTGTGTGATCGATGATCGTCAGGTCGCAGCACATTGATGGCGTATCCGTCCAGTGCTGTGTACTTAAAGTTGTCTACCTTGTCCAGCAGCGAAAGAACAAGGCGATTTTGCCTCTGAAAATCGTACCAGTGATAGTTGATAGTATGATTGTCGTAGTTGCGACGGTCAGAAATGAGACTTTCCATGACATCGCGATCATTAATCGGGGTTGTAAAGTTTAGTGCTGCACATTGTGGATGCCCTGGCACAGAAGTCCGCCAAATTAAGAGACAAGGCAATTCAAGCTGCTTACATTTGGCCTGCCAAGCTTGGATAGCTAGAATGCTCAGTTGCATACCTTCGACCAACTCAGCATCGTCGACGAAGTGTGCACCGCGATTGAGTACTATAATTTGGGGGAAATCCTGATGAATAGAATCCCCCACGTGTCGCAAGTACGGGTCGTTTCGGAAAACGATACGAGTCTTCTGACGACATGCCATTTGGACGTGGTTTTTGTTCCGGCTTTTGCTCCAGTGTTGGTGCCTTTGCCGGACAGATTGGCCAAGCAGTTGCAGTAAAGACGAATATTGCTCCCACGACAAAGAATCGCCAATAATCGAAATCGTCCCACGTGGAACCAGATCACAGAACTCAGTTTGATTCCATTGTGTCCACGAGCATTCGGAGGAATAAGGCTGCCATTCCCAAGACGGAAACGGGGACTGTTCGTAGTATGAATCCGGATAGCAACGCAAGT
Encoded here:
- a CDS encoding predicted protein codes for the protein MRRPSLPPTTKRKLLFHTYAVITTLLVFDFCLNAHWITSFGITDEYQRIAKTAGEPEGWLGSTPAHHHNVSTQSSINQQLSTSFIKSVSKDADRRDDTALRTAPEESSPETRTSIAVATGEKLLQIKEKSSTPACSDKEVVNGRWLQTWAENPPYISSHRHLRCYPDSYYEQSPFPSWEWQPYSSECSWTQWNQTEFCDLVPRGTISIIGDSLSWEQYSSLLQLLGQSVRQRHQHWSKSRNKNHVQMACRQKTRIVFRNDPYLRHVGDSIHQDFPQIIVLNRGAHFVDDAELVEGMQLSILAIQAWQAKCKQLELPCLLIWRTSVPGHPQCAALNFTTPINDRDVMESLISDRRNYDNHTINYHWYDFQRQNRLVLSLLDKVDNFKYTALDGYAINVLRPDDHRSHTGDCLHNCYPGKMDIYNQWLLHILKRERTGWDIKRMPELFDRYVHKTSLSNRNLNGNTTQASARST